Sequence from the Amycolatopsis sp. NBC_00345 genome:
CGTCAAGCTGGTCGCGGACAACCTCGCCGCGCTCGGGTACGTCATCGGCGCGCAGCCCCGGGCCGGCACCAGCGCCGGCTCGCCGCCGGTCAAGGTCGGCGTGGGCGAGGCGGTCCTCACCCAGCCGCTGATCGAGGCGGTCAAACGGTGGCAGACCGCCAACGGCGAAGCGGCCACAGGTGTGGTGGACGTGGCTGACGTCGTCGTGTTCGGCGGGCCGGTCCGCGTCGGCACGATCCACGCGCAACTCGGTGACCCCGCGACGAACCCGCTGTTCGAAGTGAGTGCCACGACCAGATCCGTCACCGTGCAGATCGACGCGGCCGACGTCGGATCGCACAAGACCGGGGACAAGCTGACCGTCACGATGCCGGACGGGAGCACCACCGGCGGCACTGTCGGCTCGGTGGGGGCCACGGCCAAGGGCGGCGACCAGTCCGCGGGCAGCGGCAGCGGTGGCGGCCCGGCGGCCGCGCAGCAGGTGCAACTGGTCGTTTCGCTGGACGATCCGGCCAAGGCCGGCGCACTGGACGCGGCGTCCGTGCAGGTCGTCTTCCCGTCCGCGAGCAGGAACGGCGTGCTCGCGGTGGCGGTCGGCGCG
This genomic interval carries:
- a CDS encoding peptidoglycan-binding protein; translation: MPGKAAKIALAAALVVVAAGAGVWWFGDAPGRPSAAAPAAPSTTQVRRTDLSTSTSTAGTLGYGDTRMLKGTSSGVVTWLPATGTTVSRGEQVYRVDDKPVTLFVGGIPLYRKLDAAGLVGKDVKLVADNLAALGYVIGAQPRAGTSAGSPPVKVGVGEAVLTQPLIEAVKRWQTANGEAATGVVDVADVVVFGGPVRVGTIHAQLGDPATNPLFEVSATTRSVTVQIDAADVGSHKTGDKLTVTMPDGSTTGGTVGSVGATAKGGDQSAGSGSGGGPAAAQQVQLVVSLDDPAKAGALDAASVQVVFPSASRNGVLAVAVGALLAVKQGGYALQRPGGALVPVTTGLFAQGLVEVSGAGVTDGMTVVTAS